Proteins from a single region of Cryptococcus neoformans var. neoformans JEC21 chromosome 6 sequence:
- a CDS encoding UDP-N-acetylglucosamine diphosphorylase, putative: MTVQPAPDPALLAHLRDLYAAANQAHVFAFYDSLSPSDQAALLGQLASIDVHRVNRIYSTAIAAAEALTPSKENSNIFGGGQPNHIGEGANGNLVGNETVQGSLPIKEEAMPLPEEACATVLNNASEEAQWRDAGLKAIADNQVAVLLMAGGQGTRLGSALPKGLYDIKLPSGQTLFEYQAKRICKLERLAEEKAGKEKGSVTIRWYVMTSGPTRVETEKYFKAKGFFGLREENVIFFEQGVLPALDNDGKLLLSTPSSVSVAPDGNGGLYAALRRPLSPSSSRTVLSDLREHNVQYVHAYCVDNCLVRVADPVFIGCCLSRNASAGAKVVRKTIPTESVGVLAAKGNAFAVVEYSELSKEKAEQRTADGQLAFRAANIANHFYTTAFLESVEEMEKHMAFHIARKKIPTVDLSTGELIKPSEPNGMKLELFVFDVFPFTKSLCVLEVDRAEEFSPLKNAPGSKADCPETSRRDLLAQQKRWLIASGAEVADDVEIEVSPEVSYAGEGLNWIEGKKFTKSGVLNGRNDLEKLTA; the protein is encoded by the exons ATGACCGTCCAGCCAGCACCAGACCCTGCGCTCCTCGCCCACCTCAGAGACCTCTACGCCGCCGCCAACCAGGCCCATGTATTCGCATTCTACGACTCGCTCTCGCCCTCCGACCAGGCCGCCTTGCTCGGCCAGCTCGCCTCCATCGACGTCCACCGCGTCAACCGTATCTACTCCACAGCGATCGCAGCTGCTGAAGCTCTCACGCCGTCCAAGGAGAACAGCAACATCTTTGGCGGCGGACAGCCGAACCACATCGGCGAAGGCGCGAACGGTAACCTTGTAGGCAACGAGACTGTCCAGGGTTCCTTGCCCatcaaggaggaggccATGCCCTTGCCTGAGGAGGCATGCGCGACTGTGCTTAACAACGCTTCCGAAGAAGCTCAATGGCGCGACGCCGGTTTGAAGGCGATTGCCGACAACCAGGTCGCCGTCCTCCTCATGGCCGGTGGACAGGGCACCCGTCTCGGCTCTGCGCTCCCCAAGGGACTGTACGATATCAAGTTGCCCAGTGGACAGACTTTGTTCGAATACCAGGCCAAGAGGATCTGCAAGCTCGAGAGGCTggcggaagaaaaggcgggcaaggagaagggtaGTGTCACCATTCGGTGGTACGTGATGACCAGTGGTCCCACCCGGGTCGAGACGGAAAAGTACTTCAAGGCGAAAGGCTTCTTTGGgttgagagaagaaaatgtcATCTTTTTTGAGCAAG GCGTACTCCCCGCCCTTGACAACGACggcaagcttcttctttcaacacCTAGCTCTGTATCCGTTGCTCCCGACGGCAACGGTGGTCTCTACGCCGCCCTCCGTCGCCCTCTCTCCCCCTCATCCTCCCGCACGGTCCTCTCCGATCTCCGCGAGCACAATGTCCAATACGTCCACGCCTACTGCGTCGACAACTGCCTCGTCCGTGTTGCCGACCCCGTCTTCATTGGCTGCTGCTTGTCTCGCAATGCCTCGGCCGGTGCCAAGGTTGTGCGCAAGACCATCCCCACAGAGAGTGTGGGTGTCCTCGCGGCCAAGGGTAACGCTTTTGCCGTGGTGGAGTACTCTGAGctgagcaaggaaaaggccgAGCAGAGGACTGCGGACGGTCAGCTGGCTTTCCGTGCTGCCAACATTGCAAACCACTTTTATACCACCGCCTTCCTCGAGTCGgttgaagaaatggaaaagCATATGGCGTTCCACATTGCTCGAAAGAAGATCCCCACCGTCGACCTTTCCACTGGCGAGCTTATCAAGCCTTCTGAGCCCAACGGCATGAAACTTGAGCTTTTCGTCTTTGACGTCTTCCCATTCACCAAGAGTCTCTGTGTACTCGAAGTCGACCGTGCCGAAGAATTCTCCCCGCTCAAGAATGCGCCCGGGAGCAAGGCCGACTGCCCCGAAACCAGCCGCAGGGATTTGCTCGCTCAGCAAAAAAGGTGGTTGATCGCAAGCGGTGCCGAGGTTGCCGATGATGTCGAGATTGAGGTCAGCCCCGAGGTCAGTTATGCCGGTGAAGGCTTGAACTGGATCGAGGGCAAAAAGTTTACCAAGAGCGGAGTGTTGAACGGTCGGAATGATTTAGAGAAGCTTACCGCGTAA